TAATCATCTGATTTGTAAGGAACCGATTGATCGGTCTGCTTGATCCGGCCTTTAATCTCTTCGAATAATTCATCTTCGAGTTTATTTGTATGAGCCGTCATGGCATTGGTGTATTCATTCTCGGCTGTGAGATAATCGATCACTTCCTGGTCCTCGCGTTCTTTTAGCCAATAGTAGTTGTCGATCCGAATATCATCATGGATTTTCAACTCCTTCGGCTCGATTTTCGCAATAGGAGGTTCCAGGTTTGTAGGCATGGTCTCAACCTTTGCCGATTGACAGCTTGTAATAAACAAACAACACCCTATTACCAGAAATGGGATAGTATAACGCATAATGATCTCCTTTCATTTATGAAAAAAATCAAATAAAAAGTGGTGAGATTTGTAAGATTTAAAAGCCATATAATGGAAAGATTCTCACTCATTTATTCTACAATGTAAGAAACAAGGTTTAGCAATGCAATGTAAATGGTTGTTCGAGTTTTTATCACTTTTTCTCCTATTTTACTCTTTCGAACTTTGCAGTGAATATTTCAGGTTAGATATCGAAATTAGAATTTTAGTCTTATCTACCTTTAATTCCTCTAACCGCACCTGCAATTAAATTATAGGCTGCTTTTAAGGACAATTGATCTTTGTCATCGATCGGATATGACGCAATGCCAATTGCGGATGTTTTTTCATATTTGAACATCAATTCCAAGGCAGCGGCTAACTCCTTGCTGGTAGGGCCATTGGGAACTGTGAGGGGGTGTCCCATTACTTCCTTTGGGTCCAAAACATCCATATCGATGTGGATATATATTTTGTCTGTTAACCCGCTCAATCTCTTCATTTGATGATGGATATTGTCTGTTAAATTTCGGATATCATCAGTTGAAATCATTTCGATTAATGAATTGTCGAAGCGCTCCTGCTCCAATGGATCAGTATCTCTTAACGCACCCATGACAATATATTTTTCCGGAATTGCCGGATCCAAACCCGATTGCAAACGCATTCGCGTCAGACAATGACCGGCTGCAATCGCGACAGGCATGCCACCAAGCATGCCACTGAGTGTGGTTTCCGGTGTATTGAAATCACCGTGCGCGTCGATAAAAACCAGGCCGATTCTTAATGGTCGTTTACTTGTACCTGAATGCTGCAATCCGGCAAGCATTCCCATTAAGGAACTACAGTTATTTAAGAGTCCCACATTAAAATTGCCGTCTCTTTCGTTTTTTGCAACCCATTGCCCCAACCGGTTATTGGCATAACCAAATTTATTCCAGACGCCATATTCTTTTTCTTCTTCCTTTGATAATTGTACGTTGGAAATGTTTACTATTTTGCCACCCATTCCTGAAAGAATATCTTTCAGCCCGCTATGTTCCAATATGTCTGGTCCTTTGGATATAGGCGAGCCGCTACGATCTCCTTTGTATGGATTTTTGACCAGGGCTATTTTTATTTTACCATCATTGTCTATGTATTTTTGAGCATAAACATTAATTGGAATACTCAAAAGACAAATTATGGCGAAGGCAAATATTTTTTTCATTGATGACCTCATTTTTAAGATTGAATTAACGATTTAGATCCCTCTAATTGGCTGGATTTTTCTTTAGTTCAAATCCGGGTTTCTGGTATTGAATCTTTCCACCAACCATAGTAAAAAGAATTTTCGAATTCATTTGTAATAATTCTTCATTTTCTATATTCAACAGATCGGCATCCAGGATAACTAAATCTGCAAGTTTGCCGACTTGAAGGGAGCCGCGAATAGGGTCGTCATAGGTCAGATATGCCCCGTTGATGGTATATGTTTTCAGTGCTGCCAGAAGTGGTATCCGCTGTTCAGGGCCATGAACCTCACCTGATAATTGATGTCGTCTTGTACGCATTTGGTAAATGCCAATCCAGGGATCGGGAGAATTATTCGGATAATCAGATCCGGATGCCATTCGGATTCCGGCATCCAGAAATGTTTTGTAGGGTGTATGTCGCGACATTCTTTCCGGACCAATATTTCGCAGGAAGGAGTCTCCTTCAAAGTAAAGATTTGCCGGATTGATAGCAGCGATGATGCCGTATCTGGCCATTTCTTCAATCACTGCAGTATTTGGCTCATCAGGCAGATAACAGTGAATGATACTCCATCTCAAGTCAGCATTAGAATCTTCTTTTTTAATCTGGTCCATAAGGATTTTATAAGCATCCACAGTTTGTCGAATAGCCGCATCTCCACAGGCATGGGTATGCAACTCCCAGCCATAATTAGTGAGTTTGTTGAATTGTTCGAATCTATAATTAAAATCAGGATCTCGAAAAGCACCGTAGTTTTCACCACCCAATGGATCTTCAGGTATGGACAAGAATGGCACCGAAACTGCTGCACTTCTGGAACCGATGCCTCCATCAGCGGAGATTTTAGCTCCACGAATTCGAAACATTTCGTTGCCAATATTATGAAATCCTAAAGCCTTAAGGCGATTTTCTATCTGTTTGGGATCACCCAAACCGGTTGGATCACCGCTGCGATACCAGCCATCGTAGATATTCACCCTGACCGGTAGGTTGCCGGTATCATACGCTGCTTGATAAATCTTGGTAACACTGCCCATTCTGGAACCTGCCTCGACAATGCTTGTGATTCCCAGTGAGGATAGTACTTCCAAACCCAGGATAAGGCTTTCTACTTTTTGCTTAAAGGATTGTTCAGGGATTACTTTTGAAATCAATAAAGGTGCTTTGGTGCCAACGAAGACACCGTTTGGCAGGCCAGAATCCGGGTCTCGAAAAATAATATCTCCAGCCTCAAACTCGGCTGGATCTTCTTTAAACCATGTAGGGTGGGTAGATGGATCATCGAAATCAATGCCAAGCAGCTCGAAGACTTTGGTGTTTACTGCAATTCCATTATAAATGCGTTCTAGTGAGACCGGAATGTCTCGGGAAACATGGTCCAATTCATGGCGATTGGCCATGCGTTTTTCCACAAGCCGATCCTGGGTCCATCCCAGGCCGAATAGCCATTTCCCCATCTCTCCGGTGGTTGGATATTCCCAACCATCGAGATTATTTTCTTTTTTGAGTTTGTCGAGGCGGTCTTTCAGTAATCGCTCGATATCAGCTATATTTTTGGCAGGTTCCATATTGACTGCATAATATTGCTGAAAACCGAGGTCGCGTACATGAATGTGAGTTTCGTTGATTCCGGGAATGATCGTTCGTCCACCAAGATCATACGATTTTGTTGAGGATCCCTTGAAACGCTCCATATCCTGATCTGAGCCAACAGCTATAATTTTATTTCCCAAGACCGCAATAGCGCTAGATTGAGGATTACTCTCATCCATAGTTAAGATTTTTGCGTTGGTATAAATCAGGTCTGCTTTTAGATTTGTTTGAGCTAAAGATGAATGAGATGCTAAAAATGAAACACTTAGGAGGAATAAGGTTGACAAAACTATTTTTTGAAGTTTAGGCATTTTTTTATGGCTTTGACTGATTCCATCGATCCAGAAGACTGCGTGAAAACAGGATTTCAATGAAAAAAAGGTTTGAAATGGTTACCTCATTATAGAATTCATTCGCACTCACAAATAAAGTTGTGTGCTTCTATATTATTATATTATTAATTAACCTGGATAATTCATGAACCTTATCACTGTCATCCAGTAGCGACGGGATGACACTTTTGAAACTTCAAGCTTAATACTATAATTCATGAATAGTGCAGGTTAACAAAGGCTCATTACTAGTGAATCCTACGAATTCATTCGTGGGAATAAGTAAATCCTAAAAGAATCTAACCGTTTTAACGGTTTCCCAACTCATTTTCACACAACCTTTCCAGGCGATGGAATCAATATAATTACCGTGTAAAAACAACCTTCCCGCTGACAAGGGTCATCATGGCTTGCGTTTCAAGGATTTCTTCCGCAGGAATAATCATTATATCTTTAGAAAGCACAACCAAATCCGCTAATTTACCAGGGGTAATCGATCCCAAAACATCTTCTTCGAAACTTGCGTAAGCCGCATCGAGTGTATAGCTTTTTAATGCTTCCAATCTAGTCAAACGTTGATCGGGATACCATCCACCTGCTGGTTTACCTTCCCGATCCTGGCGTGTAACGGCAGCATGGATACCCATAAACGGACTAAACGTGCGCCTGCCTTCATCCGAACCGCCAACAATTCGGATGCCGTTATTGAGGAAAGTTCGCCAGGCATATCCTCCTTTAATTCGTTCCGGTCCAACACGTTTTTCCGCCCACGGCATATCCAATGTGCAATGCATCCACTGAAACGAGGCGATTAAATTCAGTTTCGAAAAGCGGGGGATATCCTCCAATGCTACAATTTGAGCGTGTTCCACGCGAATGCGATGATCTTTGACCGGATTTTCCTGCAATGCTTTTTCTACCTCATCCAGTACGATTCGATTGCCGCGATCACCGATGGCATGTAATGCTACATTAAAACCATTTGCCAGGCATTTACTTACAATTTGATAAACCTGGTCGCCGGGAACACGAATCACCCCAGTCGCAGAGGGCTCATCGCTGTAGGGCGCAAGCAGGGCAGCCCCGCGTGCTCCTAAAGCGCCATCAATGGAAAGCTTAACACCTCTTATAGTCAACCGATGATTCCCCTCGGCTATGACTGGCCCTGCATTTATAAAATCGTCCAGCAATTCTCCTGTTCGCCACATTCGCACATAGCCATTTATCCGGAACGGAAACTGGTTTTCGGCAATTAACTCGCGGTAGGTGTTAACTACTTCCATACTGGTTCCCATGTCGTGAGCGCCGGTAAAACCGTAGGAATGGGCCAATTGGATAGATTTTCTAATGCTTTCTTTGAGGCTCTCTTGTTGTTGTGGTGGAATAACATTTCGAACCAGCCATTGTGCATTTTCGATAAGGATGCCCGTAGGTTTGCCATCTTCGTCACGCTGAATGATGCCGTCGTCCGGATCAGGTCTGTCTTTAGTAATACCAGCGGTTTGCA
This candidate division KSB1 bacterium DNA region includes the following protein-coding sequences:
- a CDS encoding amidohydrolase, translating into MIKSLKYTCFIALISISCSANKNADLILINGNIVTVDENYPKAEAIAIKGENFLAVGSNEEINQYKGDQTEEIDLKGKTVVPGLVDGHLHFARLGADRSNIVELDDTRSLAEALTLIKRRVQRLPAGEWLTGSGWHLANWGVEDWPTAADLDRVAPNNPVSFVGMHSHASWLNSKALQTAGITKDRPDPDDGIIQRDEDGKPTGILIENAQWLVRNVIPPQQQESLKESIRKSIQLAHSYGFTGAHDMGTSMEVVNTYRELIAENQFPFRINGYVRMWRTGELLDDFINAGPVIAEGNHRLTIRGVKLSIDGALGARGAALLAPYSDEPSATGVIRVPGDQVYQIVSKCLANGFNVALHAIGDRGNRIVLDEVEKALQENPVKDHRIRVEHAQIVALEDIPRFSKLNLIASFQWMHCTLDMPWAEKRVGPERIKGGYAWRTFLNNGIRIVGGSDEGRRTFSPFMGIHAAVTRQDREGKPAGGWYPDQRLTRLEALKSYTLDAAYASFEEDVLGSITPGKLADLVVLSKDIMIIPAEEILETQAMMTLVSGKVVFTR
- a CDS encoding amidohydrolase; translation: MPKLQKIVLSTLFLLSVSFLASHSSLAQTNLKADLIYTNAKILTMDESNPQSSAIAVLGNKIIAVGSDQDMERFKGSSTKSYDLGGRTIIPGINETHIHVRDLGFQQYYAVNMEPAKNIADIERLLKDRLDKLKKENNLDGWEYPTTGEMGKWLFGLGWTQDRLVEKRMANRHELDHVSRDIPVSLERIYNGIAVNTKVFELLGIDFDDPSTHPTWFKEDPAEFEAGDIIFRDPDSGLPNGVFVGTKAPLLISKVIPEQSFKQKVESLILGLEVLSSLGITSIVEAGSRMGSVTKIYQAAYDTGNLPVRVNIYDGWYRSGDPTGLGDPKQIENRLKALGFHNIGNEMFRIRGAKISADGGIGSRSAAVSVPFLSIPEDPLGGENYGAFRDPDFNYRFEQFNKLTNYGWELHTHACGDAAIRQTVDAYKILMDQIKKEDSNADLRWSIIHCYLPDEPNTAVIEEMARYGIIAAINPANLYFEGDSFLRNIGPERMSRHTPYKTFLDAGIRMASGSDYPNNSPDPWIGIYQMRTRRHQLSGEVHGPEQRIPLLAALKTYTINGAYLTYDDPIRGSLQVGKLADLVILDADLLNIENEELLQMNSKILFTMVGGKIQYQKPGFELKKNPAN
- a CDS encoding arginase family protein — encoded protein: MKKIFAFAIICLLSIPINVYAQKYIDNDGKIKIALVKNPYKGDRSGSPISKGPDILEHSGLKDILSGMGGKIVNISNVQLSKEEEKEYGVWNKFGYANNRLGQWVAKNERDGNFNVGLLNNCSSLMGMLAGLQHSGTSKRPLRIGLVFIDAHGDFNTPETTLSGMLGGMPVAIAAGHCLTRMRLQSGLDPAIPEKYIVMGALRDTDPLEQERFDNSLIEMISTDDIRNLTDNIHHQMKRLSGLTDKIYIHIDMDVLDPKEVMGHPLTVPNGPTSKELAAALELMFKYEKTSAIGIASYPIDDKDQLSLKAAYNLIAGAVRGIKGR